The proteins below come from a single Lasioglossum baleicum chromosome 20, iyLasBale1, whole genome shotgun sequence genomic window:
- the LOC143218820 gene encoding uncharacterized protein LOC143218820 → MPYYGEGLPYYYGGAFANHSSLMTGTPRSFHTPLSRFSPHLSTISESPLSTLRRYSPVPVPSRPRRVIDTADIDVSTPRVHSGDGTHPRNRLRRDRPTIKIRSQALKDNPALREHNERHEKTVGELLVEKFLIKDKKLDDAAERQVQLFHQVSLDREEKGEGEDNSGVQQQAAKITRRFTRRRSSADIQLDPEQLEKEIAYAQVEAKVLDSLVAEEQAEIENEVRRGTLIKKGTVVGRKSGTGFFRALDKDTASASASASQGEEDSATQKIRKSLKKVKKKKRSVEKPPDDDNERERGSSTSSDASVDLHAGENKERKLSRSQAFKIEASNSVGDFSTVWVNADSPSVTREQFRESVKIPVPRRKMGQRKTEPDNVETVEESEPEVVLLPVKKSYVKDTSRISVHCTVKTPPETLKSDPMDLKSLTNGVTVSEKKGKVEKPIDTSKKVETETTTKDVSEDVVTPKKMTNGVTSRKMEKETLKDSAKVEESKSSKEDNVPGLKKELKQSETLKNDSPKNKIASEVTLSKREKETLKDFAKVEESKISKEDDIQALKKEDALKQALKTDSPKTQKTNGVAWRKREKSESLEDEGKSKSPKDDVVPELKKEDALKQALKTDSPKTQETNGVAWRKREKSESLEDEGKSKSPKDDVVPELKKENAVKQTLKTDSPKTQKTNGVGLRKREKSETSEEPKSPKEDGVLKKNVAMKQEREGVESVPDSPKEDKETPKGEQKSPEALRPRNREPPAPKTGSVVSSSATLAVDPLASENSASLALPSAADRLPKPSKITTDENNAVEAPKPALRGPEQRLAKATKTKRDEDVGDTLPGNKTGRAATLSDAHTVTSAVQPSDPEHPEIPSEIAVIDDATGLVDIVTKSTFSEKTEDSKSSLIDDAANNKVNKSVAEEEPKGPFRVIKRPAKIEPVQFPWRKKKVNETPSEPKDPVSSSEQKSPNKTVTNESLPSKIPVDKQQKVVEYSEDPQKPENTTATATKTEDSKTSLIEDAADTKVNRSGADEEPKGQLKAAKRPAKTEQVPWRKKKVNESKDLVTSPEPKSPKKIVCEETAPSSVIQVDKQKVFECLNGETGNALSKSTSTESIDFWSEIKGPDSPLVTKVAKGLSFPGAMNEFENPAEKEEQLDKKKESVAKISVAGVGTPQLSNVPVIGQEPEEPMESVAKTGPKEPKKRKNLSIQIDRTVDAYSTIKKTPLRREDSVASTISGRSVGSTPDTSVPGSQVATPVYDVSVPLINIVDAATPTNADQPLHPEEDDEARTPTNEWPDSGLSKMSKWENHSDLSNVDQIDKDATPVPSKVNSVVGTPDDTPQGTPESSKKKKVVRKKKASTTKKSSGKDSKKESKKEAKDSKKSSAKSQESLKPAIESKSSSKANQKQANPSPKPLDLIRMFYTTPSALLTATPRDLSKVRRAKIKRRKHHSRTPSVSSDSTGSTTSTATTGSTDGSRSTCTELDEDPDKRMNSTRSNDSGFDGSPRISTPSQSSDTQRNSDSSDHFPSGRITPPATNLPRFKKYAVTDFNFRKVLGKGSFGKVLLAELKGTECVYAVKCLKKDVVLEDDDVECTLIERKVLTLATRHPYLCHLFCTFQTESHLFFVMEYLNGGDLMFHIQKSGRFSETRARFYAAEIWSGLNFLHKKGIVYRDLKLDNVLLDFEGHIRIADFGMCKLQIFLDRTADTFCGTPDYMAPEIIKGLKYNQAVDWWSYGVLLYEMLTGQSPFSGCDEDELFWSICNERPFIPRYLSQDSTDMLLCLLEKDSGKRLPGHDIAYHAFFQSLPWDRLERRQLEPPFKPALEHTLDTKYFDTAFTAERPRLTPVPEQILTSMDQGVFRGFSYTNPNATD, encoded by the exons ATCCTTCCACACGCCATTGTCGAGGTTCTCCCCGCACCTGTCGACGATCTCGGAGTCTCCTCTGAGCACCTTGCGGCGTTACTCTCCGGTGCCGGTTCCCAGCCGGCCTAGACGCGTGATCGACACCGCGGACATCGACGTCTCAACACCCAGAGTCCACTCTGGCGACGGTACGCACCCGAGGAACCGTCTGCGTCGCGACCGACCCACGATCAAGATCCGGTCGCAAGCTTTGAAGGACAATCCCGCGTTGCGCGAGCACAACGAACGACACGAGAAGACGGTGGGCGAGCTGCTGGTGGAGAAGTTCCTGATCAAGGACAAGAAGCTGGACGATGCCGCGGAGAGGCAGGTGCAGCTGTTCCACCAGGTCAGTCTGGACCGAGAGGAGAAGGGCGAGGGGGAGGACAACTCTGGTGTCCAGCAGCAGGCAGCTAAGATCACCAGACGATTCACCAGAAGACGATCCTCCGCGGACATTCAGCTGGATCCTGAACAGTTGGAGAAGGAGATCGCGTACGCGCAGGTGGAGGCAAAGGTCCTTGACTCTTTGGTAGCTGAAGAGCAGGCGGAGATAGAGAACGAGGTACGAAGAGGGACGTTGATCAAGAAAGGGACCGTGGTCGGTCGCAAGTCCGGCACGGGGTTCTTTCGAGCACTAGATAAAGACACAGCTTCGGCTTCGGCTTCGGCTTCTCAAGGGGAGGAGGACTCCGCGACGCAGAAGATCAGGAAGAGTCTGAAGAAggtgaagaaaaagaagaggagcGTCGAGAAGCCACCGGATGATGATAATGAGAGGGAACGAGGTTCTAGTACATCCAGCGATGCGTCCGTCGATCTTCACGCTGGCGAGAATAAAGAGAGGAAGCTGTCCAGGTCGCAGGCCTTTAAGATCGAAGCTAGTAACAGCGTAGGAGATTTCTCTACCGTGTGGGTCAACGCGGATTCGCCCAGCGTCACTCGTGAGCAATTTCGTGAGAGCGTCAAGATCCCGGTACCTAGAAGAAAAATGGGACAGCGTAAGACCGAGCCGGACAACGTCGAGACAGTTGAAGAGTCCGAGCCCGAAGTGGTGCTGTTGCCGGTCAAGAAGTCTTACGTGAAGGACACGTCGAGGATTAGTGTCCACTGCACGGTGAAGACGCCGCCGGAGACCTTGAAGAGCGATCCGATGGACCTGAAGAGTTTGACGAACGGAGTTACTGTCTCGGAGAAAAAGGGGAAAGTGGAGAAGCCCATAGATACCTCGAAGAAAGTGGAGACAGAGACGACTACCAAAGACGTTTCTGAAGATGTTGTTACACCGAAGAAGATGACCAACGGCGTTACATCGAGGAAGAtggagaaagaaactttgaagGACTCGGCGAAGGTGGAGGAGTCCAAGAGTTCCAAAGAGGATAATGTTCCGGGTTTGAAGAAGGAGCTGAAACAGAGTGAGACCTTGAAGAATGATTCACCTAAGAATAAGATTGCGAGCGAGGTTACCTTGAgtaagagggagaaagagacttTGAAGGACTTTGCGAAGGTGGAGGAGTCTAAGATTTCCAAAGAAGATGACATCCAGGCATTGAAGAAGGAGGATGCGCTGAAGCAGGCCTTGAAGACCGACTCTCCAAAGACCCAGAAGACCAACGGAGTTGCCTGGAGGAAGAGGGAGAAGTCGGAGTCCTTGGAGGACGAGGGGAAATCCAAGAGTCCCAAAGATGATGTTGTCCCGGAGCTGAAGAAGGAGGATGCGCTGAAGCAGGCCTTGAAGACCGACTCTCCAAAGACCCAGGAGACCAACGGAGTTGCCTGGAGGAAGAGGGAGAAGTCGGAGTCCTTGGAGGACGAGGGGAAATCCAAGAGTCCCAAAGATGACGTTGTCCCGGAGCTGAAGAAAGAGAATGCGGTGAAGCAGACCTTGAAGACCGACTCTCCAAAGACCCAGAAGACCAACGGAGTTGGCTTGAGGAAGAGGGAAAAATCGGAGACGTCGGAGGAACCCAAGAGTCCCAAAGAGGATGGTGTCCTGAAGAAGAACGTGGCGATGAAACAGGAGCGTGAAGGTGTCGAGAGCGTTCCAGATTCGCCGAAGGAGGACAAAGAGACCCCGAAGGGAGAGCAGAAAAGCCCGGAGGCCCTGCGACCCAGAAATCGCGAGCCGCCCGCCCCGAAGACGGGTTCTGTGGTCTCGTCGAGCGCGACGCTAGCTGTTGACCCGCTAGCCAGTGAAAACAGCGCCAGCCTAGCGCTCCCATCGGCCGCGGACAGGCTGCCAAAACCGTCTAAAATTACTACGGATGAAAATAATGCCGTAGAAGCGCCAAAGCCAGCGTTACGAGGACCGGAGCAGCGGCTGGCGAAGGCGACGAAAACCAAGCGTGACGAAGACGTCGGGGATACGTTGCCGGGAAATAAGACTGGCCGAGCGGCGACCTTGAGCGACGCCCACACGGTCACCTCAGCCGTTCAACCATCTGATCCGGAACATCCGGAGATTCCATCAGAAATCGCAGTGATCGATGATGCAACCGGCTTGGTCGATATCGTAACGAAATCGACCTTCTCCGAGAAGACAGAGGACTCGAAGTCTAGCTTGATCGATGATGCTGCGAATAACAAGGTGAACAAATCAGTTGCCGAGGAGGAGCCCAAGGGACCGTTCAGAGTTATCAAGAGGCCCGCGAAGATCGAGCCAGTGCAATTTCCCTGGAGGAAGAAGAAGGTCAACGAAACCCCTTCCGAACCCAAGGATCCAGTTAGCAGTTCTGAACAGAAGTCTCCGAATAAAACAGTGACTAACGAGAGTCTACCGAGCAAGATACCGGTGGACAAGCAGCAGAAGGTGGTAGAGTATTCAGAGGATCCACAGAAACCGGAAAATACCACAGCAACCGCAACAAAGACAGAGGACTCGAAGACAAGCTTGATCGAGGATGCAGCGGATACCAAGGTGAACAGGTCTGGTGCCGACGAGGAGCCTAAGGGCCAGTTGAAGGCTGCGAAAAGGCCGGCGAAGACCGAGCAAGTTCCCTGGAGGAAGAAGAAGGTGAACGAATCCAAGGATCTCGTTACCAGTCCTGAACCGAAGTCTCCGAAGAAGATAGTGTGTGAAGAGACGGCTCCATCGAGCGTAATACAAGTGGACAAGCAGAAGGTATTCGAGTGTTTGAACGGTGAGACTGGTAACGCGTTGTCGAAGAGCACGTCGACCGAGTCGATCGACTTCTGGAGCGAGATCAAGGGCCCGGATAGTCCGCTGGTGACGAAGGTGGCGAAGGGATTGAGTTTCCCTGGCGCGATGAACGAGTTCGAGAACCCCGCGGAGAAAGAGGAACAACTGGATAAGAAAAAAGAGAGCGTTGCTAAAATAAGCGTCGCCGGCGTCGGCACGCCGCAGCTCAGTAACGTTCCCGTGATCGGCCAGGAACCCGAGGAACCGATGGAGTCCGTCGCGAAGACCGGCCCCAAGGAGCCGAAGAAGCGAAAGAACTTGTCGATACAGATCGATCGAACTGTGGACGCGTACTCGACGATCAAGAAGACTCCGCTGAGGAGGGAGGACTCGGTGGCGTCCACGATCTCTGGTAGATCGGTCGGTAGTACGCCTGACACATCGGTACCTGGCTCCCAGGTGGCCACACCTGTGTACGACGTATCGGTGCCGTTGATAAACATTGTGGATGCAGCTACACCGACGAACGCTGATCAGCCGTTGCATCCTGAAGAGGATGACGAGGCTAGAACGCCGACGAACGAGTGGCCGGACAGTGGTCTGTCTAAAATGTCCAAGTGGGAGAATCATAGTGATCTGTCCAACGTTGATCAGATAGACAAAGACGCTACCCCAGTACCCTCCAAGGTCAATAGTGTGGTTGGCACTCCGGACGACACACCTCAAGGCACTCCTGAATCGTCTAAAAAGAAGAAAGTGGTCAGAAAGAAGAAGGCTTCAACGACCAAGAAGAGTTCCGGTAAGGACTCTAAAAAGGAGTCCAAGAAGGAGGCTAAGGACTCGAAGAAGAGCTCAGCGAAGTCCCAAGAGAGCCTGAAGCCAGCTATAGAGTCCAAGTCCTCCTCCAAAGCTAATCAGAAGCAAGCCAACCCCAGCCCCAAACCTCTCGATCTCATCAGGATGTTTTATACTACACCTTCGGCTCTGTTAACTGCTACACCGAGAGACCTATCCAAAGTACGCAGAGCTAAGATCAAGAGGAGGAAGCATCATTCGAGGACACCGTCGGTTAGCAGCGACAGCACCGGAAGCACCACCAGCACAGCCACCACTGGAAGCACCGACGGAAGCAGATCCACCTGCACGGAGCTCGACGAGGACCCTGATAAGAGGATGAACTCCACCAGGAGCAATGACTCCGGATTCGACGGATCGCCGAGGATATCTA CACCCTCGCAATCGTCGGACACCCAGAGGAACTCGGACTCGTCGGACCACTTCCCCAGCGGGCGTATCACGCCGCCAGCGACCAATCTGCCAAGATTCAAGAAGTACGCCGTCACCGACTTCAATTTCCGCAAG GTCCTGGGTAAAGGCAGCTTCGGCAAGGTACTCCTGGCCGAGCTGAAGGGCACAGAGTGCGTCTACGCGGTGAAATGCCTGAAGAAGGACGTGGTGCTAGAGGATGACGACGTAGAGTGCACACTGATCGAGAGGAAGGTCCTGACCCTGGCGACCAGGCACCCGTACCTCTGCCACCTATTCTGCACTTTCCAAACGGAGTCTCACCTGTTCTTCGTTATGGAGTACCTGAACGGTGGCGACCTGATGTTCCACATTCAGAAGTCGGGCCGGTTCTCCGAGACACGGGCCCGTTTCTATGCAGCGGAGATCTGGTCCGGCCTGAACTTCTTACACAAGAAAGGAATCGTCTACAGAGACCTGAAGCTGGACAATGTCCTGCTGGACTTTGAGGGACACATCAGGATCGCAGACTTCGGCATGTGCAAGCTGCAGATCTTCTTGGACAGGACAGCGGACACTTTCTGCGGGACGCCGGACTACATGGCTCCCGAG ATCATAAAGGGACTGAAATACAATCAGGCGGTGGACTGGTGGTCGTACGGCGTGCTGCTCTACGAGATGCTGACGGGACAGTCGCCGTTCTCCGGCTGCGACGAGGACGAGCTATTTTGGAGTATTTGCAACGAACGGCCGTTCATACCTCGGTACCTCAGCCAAGACTCCACGGACATGCTGCTCTGTCTTCTGGAGAAGGACTCCGGCAAGAGGCTGCCCGGACACGACATCGCCTATCACGCTTTCTTCCAG TCGTTACCATGGGACCGTCTGGAGAGGAGGCAGCTGGAGCCACCGTTCAAGCCAGCGCTGGAGCACACATTGGATACCAAGTACTTCGACACAGCGTTCACCGCCGAAAGGCCGCGGCTGACACCTGTACCTGAACAGATCCTCACCTCGATGGACCAGGGTGTGTTCCGTGGGTTCTCCTACACGAACCCGAACGCAACAGACTGA